The Saccopteryx leptura isolate mSacLep1 chromosome 2, mSacLep1_pri_phased_curated, whole genome shotgun sequence genome has a window encoding:
- the GET1 gene encoding guided entry of tail-anchored proteins factor 1 isoform X3, with protein sequence MSRVLQKDAEQESQMRAEIQDMKQELSTVNMMDEFARYARLERKINKMTDKLKTHVKARTAQLAKIKWVISVAFYILQAALMVSLIWKYYSVPVAVVPSKWITPLDRLVAFPTRVAGDIVRTPTTASTVSVTTQRAFWPQGTRSQPEGRW encoded by the exons ATGTCCAGGGTGCTGCAGAAGGATGCAGAGCAGGAGTCTCAGATGAGAGCAGAGATCCAGGACATGAAACAAGAGCTCTCCACTGTCAACATGATGGACGAGTTCGCCAGATACGCCAGGCTGGAAAGAAAGATCAACAAGATGACAGACAAGCTCAAAACTCATG tgaaagCACGGACAGCTCAGTTGGCCAAGATAAAATGGGTTATAAGTGTTGCTTTCTACATATTGCAA GCCGCCCTGATGGTCTCCCTCATCTGGAAGTATTATTCTGTTCCTGTGGCTGTGGTGCCAAGTAAATGGATAACCCCACTAGACCGCCTGGTAGCCTTTCCCACTAGAGTAGCAG GTGACATTGTGAGGACTCCGACAACAGCTTCCACTGTGTCAGTAACCACACAGCGTGCATTCTGGCCACAAGGGACAAGAAGCCAACCTGAGGGGAGATGGTAG
- the GET1 gene encoding guided entry of tail-anchored proteins factor 1 isoform X1, which yields MSTAEADRWAWLLVLSFVFGCNVLRILLPTFSSLMSRVLQKDAEQESQMRAEIQDMKQELSTVNMMDEFARYARLERKINKMTDKLKTHVKARTAQLAKIKWVISVAFYILQAALMVSLIWKYYSVPVAVVPSKWITPLDRLVAFPTRVAGDIVRTPTTASTVSVTTQRAFWPQGTRSQPEGRW from the exons ATGAGCACCGCGGAGGCCGACCGCTGGGCGTGGCTGCTGGTACTCAGCTTTGTATTTGGGTGCAATGTGCTCAGGATCCTCCTCCCGACCTTCTCCTCCTTG ATGTCCAGGGTGCTGCAGAAGGATGCAGAGCAGGAGTCTCAGATGAGAGCAGAGATCCAGGACATGAAACAAGAGCTCTCCACTGTCAACATGATGGACGAGTTCGCCAGATACGCCAGGCTGGAAAGAAAGATCAACAAGATGACAGACAAGCTCAAAACTCATG tgaaagCACGGACAGCTCAGTTGGCCAAGATAAAATGGGTTATAAGTGTTGCTTTCTACATATTGCAA GCCGCCCTGATGGTCTCCCTCATCTGGAAGTATTATTCTGTTCCTGTGGCTGTGGTGCCAAGTAAATGGATAACCCCACTAGACCGCCTGGTAGCCTTTCCCACTAGAGTAGCAG GTGACATTGTGAGGACTCCGACAACAGCTTCCACTGTGTCAGTAACCACACAGCGTGCATTCTGGCCACAAGGGACAAGAAGCCAACCTGAGGGGAGATGGTAG
- the GET1 gene encoding guided entry of tail-anchored proteins factor 1 isoform X2, whose translation MSTAEADRWAWLLVLSFVFGCNVLRILLPTFSSLMSRVLQKDAEQESQMRAEIQDMKQELSTVNMMDEFARYARLERKINKMTDKLKTHVKARTAQLAKIKWVISVAFYILQAALMVSLIWKYYSVPVAVVPSKWITPLDRLVAFPTRVAGGVGITCWILVCNKVVAIVLHPFS comes from the exons ATGAGCACCGCGGAGGCCGACCGCTGGGCGTGGCTGCTGGTACTCAGCTTTGTATTTGGGTGCAATGTGCTCAGGATCCTCCTCCCGACCTTCTCCTCCTTG ATGTCCAGGGTGCTGCAGAAGGATGCAGAGCAGGAGTCTCAGATGAGAGCAGAGATCCAGGACATGAAACAAGAGCTCTCCACTGTCAACATGATGGACGAGTTCGCCAGATACGCCAGGCTGGAAAGAAAGATCAACAAGATGACAGACAAGCTCAAAACTCATG tgaaagCACGGACAGCTCAGTTGGCCAAGATAAAATGGGTTATAAGTGTTGCTTTCTACATATTGCAA GCCGCCCTGATGGTCTCCCTCATCTGGAAGTATTATTCTGTTCCTGTGGCTGTGGTGCCAAGTAAATGGATAACCCCACTAGACCGCCTGGTAGCCTTTCCCACTAGAGTAGCAG gtgGTGTTGGAATTACCTGTTGGATTTTAGTCTGTAACAAAGTTGTTGCTATTGTGCTTCACCCTTTCAGCTGA